One Curtobacterium sp. MCLR17_007 DNA window includes the following coding sequences:
- a CDS encoding extracellular solute-binding protein — MTRKIRAAAAIALIGATALTAAGCSAGGNAADSNGKVSMTFWHNSTTGPGKAFWESTVKSFEKANPNVTIKIQAIQNEDLDGKLQTALNSGSAPDVFLQRGGGKMNAMAQAGQLMDITSSIGKNAKSEVSAGAFKGYELDGKTYAMPVDVNPEGVWYSQDLFKQAGIEGTPTTMDELNADITKLKDAGIQPVAVGAKDAWPAAHWYYNFALRACSEKVLNGAAKDLKFTDSCWKTAGENTKDFFATKPFNDGYLTTAAQQGAGSSAGLVANHKAAMELMGAWDPGVISSLTPDGKPLSDLGFFPFPEVSGGKGAPGSMMGAVDGYSCSAKAPKKECTAFLNYMTEKPVQEAYYKAFNAIPANESAQSVVTEPYLKTVLESYNKAPFVSNYLDTLYGQNVGNALNTSVVNLLAGKGDVSDIVKTVNQAAAKG; from the coding sequence ATGACGAGGAAGATCCGGGCCGCAGCAGCCATCGCGCTGATCGGGGCCACCGCACTCACGGCAGCGGGCTGTTCCGCCGGCGGCAACGCCGCAGACAGCAACGGGAAGGTCTCGATGACCTTCTGGCACAACTCGACCACGGGGCCCGGCAAGGCCTTCTGGGAGAGCACGGTCAAGTCGTTCGAGAAGGCCAACCCGAACGTGACCATCAAGATCCAGGCCATTCAGAACGAGGACCTGGACGGCAAGCTCCAGACCGCGCTCAACTCCGGGTCCGCCCCCGACGTGTTCCTGCAGCGGGGCGGCGGCAAGATGAACGCCATGGCGCAGGCCGGCCAGCTCATGGACATCACGAGCTCGATCGGCAAGAACGCCAAGAGCGAGGTCAGCGCCGGCGCGTTCAAGGGCTACGAGCTCGACGGCAAGACCTACGCCATGCCGGTCGACGTGAACCCCGAGGGCGTCTGGTACAGCCAGGACCTGTTCAAGCAGGCCGGCATCGAGGGCACGCCCACGACGATGGACGAGCTGAACGCGGACATCACCAAGCTCAAGGACGCGGGCATCCAGCCAGTGGCCGTCGGGGCGAAGGACGCCTGGCCCGCAGCGCACTGGTACTACAACTTCGCGCTGCGTGCCTGCAGCGAGAAGGTGCTGAACGGGGCCGCGAAGGACCTGAAGTTCACGGACAGCTGCTGGAAGACCGCCGGCGAGAACACGAAGGACTTCTTCGCCACGAAGCCCTTCAACGACGGCTACCTCACCACCGCGGCACAGCAGGGCGCCGGTAGCTCGGCGGGCCTCGTCGCCAACCACAAGGCCGCCATGGAGCTCATGGGCGCGTGGGACCCGGGTGTGATCTCCTCGCTCACCCCGGACGGCAAGCCGCTGTCCGACCTCGGCTTCTTCCCCTTCCCGGAGGTCTCCGGCGGCAAGGGTGCGCCCGGCTCGATGATGGGCGCGGTCGACGGGTACTCCTGCTCGGCGAAGGCCCCGAAGAAGGAGTGCACGGCGTTCCTCAACTACATGACCGAGAAGCCCGTGCAGGAGGCCTACTACAAGGCGTTCAACGCGATCCCGGCGAACGAGTCGGCGCAGTCGGTCGTCACCGAGCCCTACCTCAAGACGGTGCTCGAGTCCTACAACAAGGCCCCGTTCGTGTCGAACTACCTCGACACCCTGTACGGCCAGAACGTCGGCAACGCGCTCAACACCAGCGTCGTCAACCTGCTCGCCGGCAAGGGTGACGTGTCCGACATCGTCAAGACGGTCAACCAGGCCGCGGCGAAGGGCTGA
- a CDS encoding sugar ABC transporter permease: MATSVAPRPSRSGEQTDAGKDLTGADGTSSSAPAGRPRAKPVADVRKRVEIALLAGPATIMFVGFVILPVVLAAYYGFYKWQGYGTPTDFVGLDNYKIIFTDPDFRGVLWHNAFIVIGSLLVQGPIAIILALLLNQRIRGRGLIRVLIFVPYVISEVIVGTGWSLMLSSSGAANDLLQTLGLGALRNDWLSNPDIAIWTLLAIISWKYIGFAVILFLAGLQSIPEELFEAAQLDGAGYWQIQRRITLPLLGPTLRIWAFLSIIGSLQLFDLVYIIWGQYIASTAGTSTMATYMVANGRNSGNYGYGNAVAVVIFLISLVIALVYQRFVLRRDTAGALTEKATR; this comes from the coding sequence ATGGCCACCTCAGTCGCCCCCCGTCCGTCCCGCTCCGGTGAGCAGACGGACGCGGGGAAGGACCTGACCGGGGCCGACGGCACATCGTCGTCGGCCCCGGCCGGGCGGCCGCGCGCGAAGCCGGTCGCCGACGTCCGCAAGCGGGTCGAGATCGCCCTGCTCGCCGGACCCGCGACGATCATGTTCGTCGGGTTCGTCATCCTGCCCGTGGTGCTGGCCGCCTACTACGGCTTCTACAAGTGGCAGGGCTACGGGACCCCGACCGACTTCGTCGGGCTCGACAACTACAAGATCATCTTCACCGACCCCGACTTCCGGGGCGTGCTGTGGCACAACGCCTTCATCGTCATCGGGTCGCTGCTGGTGCAGGGGCCGATCGCGATCATCCTCGCGCTGCTGCTCAACCAGCGCATCCGGGGCCGCGGACTGATCCGCGTGCTCATCTTCGTGCCCTACGTCATCTCCGAGGTGATCGTCGGCACCGGGTGGAGCCTGATGCTCTCGAGCAGCGGGGCCGCCAACGACCTCCTGCAGACGCTCGGGCTGGGGGCCCTGCGCAACGACTGGCTCTCGAACCCGGACATCGCGATCTGGACGCTCCTGGCGATCATCTCGTGGAAGTACATCGGCTTCGCGGTGATCCTGTTCCTGGCCGGGCTGCAGAGCATCCCCGAGGAGCTGTTCGAGGCGGCACAGCTCGACGGCGCCGGCTACTGGCAGATCCAGCGGCGCATCACGCTGCCGCTCCTCGGACCGACGCTGCGCATCTGGGCCTTCCTGTCGATCATCGGGTCGCTGCAGCTCTTCGACCTCGTCTACATCATCTGGGGGCAGTACATCGCCTCGACCGCCGGGACCTCGACCATGGCGACCTACATGGTCGCGAACGGCCGCAACTCCGGCAACTACGGGTACGGCAACGCCGTCGCCGTGGTGATCTTCCTCATCTCGCTGGTGATCGCACTCGTCTACCAGCGGTTCGTCCTGCGTCGCGACACCGCCGGCGCACTCACCGAGAAGGCCACACGATGA
- a CDS encoding carbohydrate ABC transporter permease, with protein MTATASIVAPRRGHKRPSDGPVRRERNLGTYFIALLFIAVCIGPVAYIVLGGFRTNAQITASPAGLPAPWNFANYAEVLGSGVFWQQLGNSLIAGVTTTVGVVVLGLMVSFVLARYRFRGSGALYALFAAGLMFPITVAITPLYLLVKDLGLTNSLAGVILPQIAFGLPTTVIILVPFLKAIPDELEEAASIDGASRLGFFFRMVVPLSLPGVVTTGILAFIGSWNSYILPLFILNDASAYTLPLGVQAFSSQYSVDTARVLAFTSLSMIPALAFFAVFQRRIVGGLTGAVKG; from the coding sequence ATGACCGCCACCGCATCGATCGTCGCTCCCCGGCGCGGCCACAAGCGGCCGAGCGACGGGCCAGTCCGCCGCGAGCGGAACCTCGGCACGTACTTCATCGCGCTGCTGTTCATCGCGGTCTGCATCGGTCCCGTCGCGTACATCGTGCTCGGCGGGTTCCGGACCAACGCGCAGATCACCGCGAGCCCGGCCGGTCTGCCCGCACCGTGGAACTTCGCGAACTACGCCGAGGTGCTCGGCAGCGGGGTCTTCTGGCAGCAGCTCGGCAACTCGCTGATCGCGGGTGTCACCACCACGGTCGGCGTGGTCGTGCTCGGCCTGATGGTGAGCTTCGTGCTCGCCCGCTACCGGTTCCGTGGCAGCGGTGCGCTGTACGCGCTGTTCGCCGCCGGCCTGATGTTCCCGATCACGGTCGCGATCACCCCGCTGTACCTGCTCGTCAAGGACCTCGGTCTGACGAACAGCCTGGCCGGGGTGATCCTGCCGCAGATCGCGTTCGGTCTGCCGACGACGGTCATCATCCTGGTGCCGTTCCTCAAGGCGATCCCCGACGAACTCGAGGAGGCGGCGTCCATCGACGGCGCGAGTCGCCTCGGGTTCTTCTTCCGGATGGTCGTGCCGCTGTCGCTGCCCGGCGTCGTCACGACCGGCATCCTGGCGTTCATCGGCAGCTGGAACAGCTACATCCTGCCGCTGTTCATCCTCAACGACGCATCGGCCTACACGCTGCCGCTCGGGGTGCAGGCGTTCTCGTCGCAGTACTCCGTCGACACGGCCCGCGTCCTGGCGTTCACCTCGTTGTCGATGATCCCGGCGCTGGCGTTCTTCGCGGTGTTCCAGCGTCGCATCGTCGGTGGTCTGACCGGTGCGGTGAAGGGATGA
- a CDS encoding glycoside hydrolase family 3 N-terminal domain-containing protein: MSTLEGAAPPTGGPEARPASTTSATATVNGPEARGGAAPGLPSDRASALLASMTLEEKTAQLVGYWLDQNGVVAPMQGEMAAAPDGTLPEITRHGIGQFTRVYGTRPVEPDERAAWLWTEQRRLKRETRLGIPALVHEECLTGLAAWKAATFPTPLAWGAAFDPELVEQVGAVIGRSMRQLGIHQGLAPVLDVVRDPRWGRVDECIGEDPYLVGTVGTAYVRGLQGAGVDATLKHFLGYSASQAGRNHAPVHAGARELSDVFLPPFAMALLDGGARSVMNSYAEIDGVPVAANVDLLTGVLRDQLGFDGTVVADYFSVAFLEVMHGIAADRGEAAAMALTAGIDVELPTGDAYLAPLVDRVRTGIVDEALVDRAVLRVLRQKERLGLLDPAVFEDDAPTGIDLDTAEHRDLARRLAAESLVLLSNDGVLPLRGRDAATASADAGPQTSVAVIGPNAHRPEALQGCYSFANHVLATHPDLPLGFAIPTVLEALQQTLGEAISSAVGCAVEGDDRSRIPAAVAAARDADVAVVVVGDQAGLFGRGTVGEGNDTASLDLPGVQRELVEAVVATGTPTVMVLLTGRPYAIGWALDGPGPRPSAVVQAFFPGEGGGLAIADLLTGAAEPSGRLPVSLPRAAGAQPYTYLHPRLGGPSDVTAADSTPVRPFGFGLSYTSFAYEDLGVDDAVTTDGTFTATVTVRNAGSRDGADVVQLYGHDVHASVTRPVVQLLGYARVEVPAGESRRVCFTVPVQRFAFSGRDLRRVVEPGDVQVWVASHAAASRPGGPLDSGGIVAVGDAAVAAPVAGSATDRAVLRVTGPVHEIGLADPRVVTWTAD; the protein is encoded by the coding sequence ATGAGCACGCTCGAGGGCGCGGCACCGCCCACCGGCGGACCGGAGGCCCGACCCGCGTCGACGACGTCGGCCACCGCAACCGTCAACGGACCGGAGGCGCGTGGCGGGGCCGCACCGGGCCTCCCGTCCGACCGTGCCAGCGCCCTGCTGGCGTCCATGACGCTCGAGGAGAAGACGGCGCAGCTCGTCGGCTACTGGCTCGACCAGAACGGGGTCGTCGCGCCCATGCAGGGTGAGATGGCGGCGGCACCCGACGGCACCCTGCCCGAGATCACCCGCCACGGCATCGGCCAGTTCACCCGCGTCTACGGCACTCGTCCCGTCGAACCCGACGAGCGCGCCGCGTGGCTGTGGACCGAGCAGCGTCGCCTGAAGCGGGAGACCCGGCTGGGGATCCCGGCGCTCGTGCACGAGGAGTGCCTGACCGGTCTGGCGGCGTGGAAGGCCGCCACGTTCCCGACGCCGCTGGCGTGGGGGGCGGCGTTCGACCCGGAGCTCGTCGAACAGGTCGGTGCCGTCATCGGCCGGTCGATGCGGCAGCTCGGCATCCACCAGGGACTGGCCCCCGTGCTCGACGTGGTCCGCGACCCGCGTTGGGGGCGGGTCGACGAGTGCATCGGCGAGGACCCCTACCTGGTGGGCACGGTCGGCACCGCGTACGTGCGCGGCCTGCAGGGAGCGGGTGTCGACGCGACGCTCAAGCACTTCCTGGGGTACTCGGCGTCGCAGGCCGGGCGCAACCACGCGCCCGTGCACGCCGGGGCACGAGAGCTCTCCGACGTCTTCCTGCCCCCGTTCGCGATGGCCCTGCTCGACGGCGGTGCCCGGTCGGTGATGAACTCCTACGCCGAGATCGACGGGGTGCCCGTCGCGGCCAACGTCGACCTGCTGACCGGGGTGCTGCGGGACCAGCTGGGCTTCGACGGCACGGTCGTCGCCGACTACTTCTCCGTCGCGTTCCTCGAGGTCATGCACGGCATCGCCGCCGACCGGGGCGAGGCCGCCGCGATGGCGCTCACCGCCGGCATCGACGTCGAGCTGCCGACCGGGGACGCCTACCTGGCGCCGCTGGTCGACCGCGTCCGCACAGGCATCGTCGACGAGGCGCTCGTCGACCGCGCCGTGCTGCGGGTCCTGCGGCAGAAGGAACGGCTTGGGCTGCTCGACCCGGCCGTGTTCGAGGACGACGCCCCCACCGGCATCGACCTGGACACCGCGGAGCACCGGGACCTGGCGCGCCGACTGGCCGCCGAGTCGCTCGTGCTGCTGTCGAACGACGGTGTCCTGCCCCTGCGGGGCCGCGACGCCGCGACCGCCTCGGCGGATGCGGGCCCGCAGACCTCGGTGGCGGTGATCGGCCCGAACGCCCACCGCCCCGAGGCCCTGCAGGGCTGCTACTCGTTCGCGAACCACGTGCTCGCGACCCACCCCGACCTGCCGCTCGGCTTCGCGATCCCGACCGTGCTCGAGGCGCTGCAGCAGACCCTCGGCGAAGCCATCTCGTCCGCGGTCGGCTGTGCCGTCGAGGGCGACGACCGCTCGCGCATCCCGGCGGCCGTGGCGGCCGCGCGGGACGCGGACGTCGCCGTGGTCGTCGTGGGCGACCAGGCCGGGCTGTTCGGCCGCGGCACCGTCGGCGAGGGCAACGACACCGCCTCGCTCGACCTGCCCGGCGTGCAGCGCGAGCTGGTCGAGGCCGTCGTCGCCACCGGCACCCCGACCGTGATGGTCCTGCTCACGGGCCGTCCGTACGCGATCGGCTGGGCGCTCGACGGACCCGGTCCCCGTCCGTCCGCGGTCGTCCAGGCGTTCTTCCCGGGCGAGGGCGGGGGACTCGCGATCGCCGACCTGCTCACCGGTGCGGCGGAGCCGTCCGGTCGTCTGCCCGTCTCACTGCCGCGGGCAGCCGGCGCGCAGCCGTACACGTACCTGCACCCGCGGCTCGGCGGCCCCTCGGACGTCACCGCCGCAGACTCGACACCGGTCCGGCCGTTCGGCTTCGGCCTGTCGTACACGTCGTTCGCGTACGAGGACCTGGGCGTCGACGACGCCGTCACCACCGACGGCACGTTCACCGCGACGGTCACGGTCCGGAACGCCGGCTCGCGCGACGGCGCCGACGTCGTGCAGCTCTACGGCCACGACGTGCACGCCAGCGTCACCCGTCCGGTCGTCCAGCTGCTCGGGTACGCGCGGGTCGAGGTCCCCGCGGGGGAGTCCCGCCGGGTGTGCTTCACCGTGCCGGTGCAGCGGTTCGCCTTCAGCGGCCGTGACCTGCGCCGGGTCGTCGAGCCGGGGGACGTCCAGGTCTGGGTCGCGTCGCACGCGGCGGCGTCCCGACCGGGAGGCCCGCTCGACTCCGGCGGGATCGTCGCGGTCGGTGACGCGGCGGTCGCAGCGCCCGTGGCCGGCTCGGCCACGGACCGCGCGGTGCTGCGCGTGACCGGGCCGGTGCACGAGATCGGGCTGGCGGATCCGCGTGTCGTCACCTGGACGGCCGACTGA
- a CDS encoding arabinofuranosidase catalytic domain-containing protein, whose protein sequence is MHIGSISRPRRIVAAALGALALVTGSLFAATTGVGSAAAATNGPCDTYAGAGTACVAAYSSTRALSSSYNGPLYQVQRASDGATTNVGLLTAGGYANAAAQDSFCSGTTCTIPKIYDQTSNHNDLTVAGAGDAGPANHAADAGALPVTVAGHKAYGIYMPQQVAYRISSTVAKGTARGASPESMYEVASGTNVNHGCCSDFGNVETQSKDTGKGHMDALNLSMLNGTGSAGRGPWVQADLENGVYEGKTAINTANTGNTSKFVTALLKNDGVANFALKGGNAQSGSLSKWYEGALPTDKDGDGQGYTPMKLEGSIVLGAGGDNSNRGTQSFFEGVMTTGYSSDAADNAVQANVVAQNYQGVSTGGGPGAAITGPGGKCVDVDGDDTGGNTAVVQLYDCKTLAADQHWLGNVYGAHTLSTLGRCLDVNGNGTANGTHVELYDCNGAGGQQWIVQPDGSIKNPQSGRCLDDPSGNTANGTALQIYDCNGNQAQRFVAAVPIRTIGAKCVDVAGNDLQQNGQQVQVYDCQTLLTDEQTTDQQWAYNAADHTIRTLGRCLDIDGNATANGTHLELYTCNGVGGQQWVPQANGSVLNPQSGRCLDVPSGNTANTTPLQLYDCNNQAPQVFSFN, encoded by the coding sequence ATGCACATCGGATCGATCTCGAGACCTCGGCGCATCGTCGCCGCGGCACTCGGCGCCCTGGCTCTCGTCACCGGGAGCCTCTTCGCAGCGACGACCGGCGTGGGCAGCGCCGCCGCCGCCACCAACGGCCCCTGCGACACCTACGCCGGCGCCGGCACCGCGTGTGTCGCCGCGTACAGCTCCACCCGGGCGCTGTCCTCGTCGTACAACGGGCCGCTGTACCAGGTGCAGCGCGCCTCGGACGGTGCGACCACCAACGTCGGGCTGCTCACCGCCGGCGGGTACGCCAACGCCGCCGCGCAGGACTCGTTCTGCTCCGGCACGACGTGCACCATCCCGAAGATCTACGACCAGACGTCCAACCACAACGACCTGACGGTCGCCGGGGCCGGGGACGCCGGTCCGGCGAACCACGCGGCCGACGCCGGTGCGCTGCCGGTCACGGTGGCCGGGCACAAGGCTTACGGCATCTACATGCCGCAGCAGGTGGCCTACCGGATCTCGAGCACGGTCGCCAAGGGCACGGCGCGCGGCGCCAGCCCGGAGTCGATGTACGAGGTCGCCAGCGGCACGAACGTGAACCACGGCTGCTGTTCCGACTTCGGCAACGTCGAGACCCAGTCGAAGGACACCGGCAAGGGGCACATGGACGCCCTCAACCTGTCGATGCTCAACGGCACGGGCAGCGCCGGACGCGGTCCGTGGGTGCAGGCAGACCTGGAGAACGGCGTCTACGAGGGCAAGACCGCGATCAACACCGCGAACACCGGCAACACGTCGAAGTTCGTGACCGCGCTGCTCAAGAACGACGGCGTCGCGAACTTCGCGCTCAAGGGCGGGAACGCGCAGTCCGGCTCGCTGTCGAAGTGGTACGAAGGGGCGCTGCCGACCGACAAGGACGGCGACGGCCAGGGCTACACGCCGATGAAGCTCGAGGGCTCGATCGTGCTCGGCGCCGGCGGGGACAACTCGAACCGCGGCACCCAGTCCTTCTTCGAGGGCGTCATGACCACCGGCTACTCCTCCGACGCGGCCGACAACGCCGTGCAGGCGAACGTCGTCGCGCAGAACTACCAGGGCGTCTCGACCGGCGGCGGCCCGGGTGCGGCGATCACTGGCCCCGGCGGCAAGTGCGTCGACGTCGACGGTGACGACACCGGTGGCAACACCGCGGTCGTGCAGCTGTACGACTGCAAGACGCTCGCCGCCGACCAGCACTGGCTCGGCAACGTCTACGGCGCGCACACCCTGAGCACGCTCGGACGCTGCCTCGACGTCAACGGCAACGGCACGGCGAACGGCACGCACGTCGAGCTCTACGACTGCAACGGCGCCGGCGGCCAGCAGTGGATCGTGCAGCCGGACGGGTCGATCAAGAACCCGCAGTCCGGACGCTGCCTCGACGACCCGTCGGGCAACACCGCGAACGGCACCGCGCTGCAGATCTACGACTGCAACGGCAACCAGGCGCAGCGGTTCGTCGCCGCGGTCCCGATCAGGACGATCGGGGCGAAGTGCGTCGACGTGGCCGGCAACGACCTGCAGCAGAACGGCCAGCAGGTCCAGGTCTACGACTGCCAGACGCTGCTGACCGACGAGCAGACGACGGACCAGCAGTGGGCCTACAACGCCGCCGACCACACGATCCGGACGCTCGGTCGGTGCCTGGACATCGACGGCAACGCCACCGCGAACGGCACGCATCTGGAGCTGTACACGTGCAACGGCGTCGGTGGCCAGCAGTGGGTGCCGCAGGCGAACGGCTCCGTGCTCAACCCGCAGTCCGGTCGCTGCCTCGACGTCCCGTCGGGCAACACCGCGAACACGACGCCGCTGCAGCTCTACGACTGCAACAACCAG